The proteins below come from a single Candidatus Flexicrinis affinis genomic window:
- a CDS encoding VOC family protein, giving the protein MTTSQTELAAGVRISPDLRLGPVHYRTPDAPKLAAFYTDVLGFAVHDRSGSNIRLGAGGEDLIRLTQVADAKRYRRTTGLYHTAFLLPTRWALAHLLRRIAETRTPVQGLVDHHTHLAIYLPDSDGNGIELAWDYPKEQWPSFEDVIQLGNAPIDVDDLMAELARDPSPWNGLPGDTVVGHVHVHVADLGPASAFYRDAVGFDRVFSDARVGAAFFRAGDYHHHLGANVWAGSGIPPAPDDAIGLIDYTVILPTADEVERVAQRVAHAGFAVERGESVTLIDPFKIRAVLTTG; this is encoded by the coding sequence ACTGGCCGCCGGAGTCCGGATTTCGCCGGACCTACGGCTCGGGCCGGTGCACTATCGCACACCGGATGCACCAAAGCTTGCCGCGTTCTACACCGACGTACTGGGCTTCGCCGTACACGATCGTTCTGGCAGCAACATCCGGCTCGGCGCAGGCGGCGAGGATCTGATCCGGCTCACGCAGGTCGCGGACGCCAAACGCTACCGCCGCACGACAGGCCTGTATCACACGGCGTTCCTGCTGCCGACACGCTGGGCGCTGGCGCATCTGCTGCGCCGGATCGCTGAGACGCGCACGCCGGTGCAAGGACTGGTCGACCATCACACCCATCTGGCGATCTATCTTCCGGACAGCGACGGCAACGGCATCGAGCTGGCGTGGGACTATCCGAAGGAGCAGTGGCCGTCGTTCGAGGACGTGATTCAGCTCGGCAATGCGCCGATCGACGTCGACGACTTGATGGCCGAGCTCGCCCGCGATCCGTCGCCGTGGAACGGCCTGCCGGGTGACACCGTCGTCGGGCATGTGCATGTGCACGTCGCGGACCTGGGCCCGGCGTCGGCCTTCTACCGCGATGCGGTCGGATTCGACCGGGTGTTCAGCGACGCGCGCGTCGGCGCAGCGTTCTTCCGGGCTGGCGATTACCACCATCACCTCGGTGCGAACGTATGGGCCGGGTCGGGAATTCCGCCCGCGCCGGACGACGCCATCGGCCTGATCGACTATACGGTCATACTGCCCACAGCCGACGAGGTCGAACGCGTTGCGCAGCGCGTCGCGCATGCCGGATTCGCCGTCGAGCGCGGCGAGTCGGTCACGCTGATCGATCCGTTCAAAATCCGCGCCGTGCTGACAACGGGATAG